A portion of the Pseudopipra pipra isolate bDixPip1 unplaced genomic scaffold, bDixPip1.hap1 HAP1_SCAFFOLD_84, whole genome shotgun sequence genome contains these proteins:
- the LOC135408898 gene encoding uncharacterized protein LOC135408898 → MWTTKKFTDLQPRKWLSSWQRKHKVDNWQTQAAAQEEEKSASSAAAAAEQVRAAGAESQAAAPRSPRGRGRAVLGTLQRVARAARSRLAVGMRRRGQKPEPQREVEQGREAARAGTSAAAGSERQDSALQSPCCPPSPFPSHLEALRGQWAGAAAGAVLPVAEREDQACSEDESLWDISSLFELSTGDESPEESWSSGQECSSGSLPCQAWAEPGSSQAGTTPVHGPGLSLTSPSTRAKTPTPDGFPDRCALSPLPSDLEALSGQWAGTAAEAVLPVAASEDGACCEELSDICSLLELPQEERSGDQRWRRREKRLPVPMPREAWSEPWGLQVPTATARAPVRPCLGSPSTRPQAPSPDACPPSPSPSQLSAPSGQWAGLPHVSRESRGQENADPPLSPEEDSHGEELSENKGQGVQIYTIWVKPSLIPVLLEPQPAGPEGPKCPCVICAEAAQEAVGDPRGTSPAPAAPRHSRPTAAAPQRPTGCCPAVLDTLQRTARATLSRIAAVIRRRGRRPGEQQHPAQGMDAAMLAIRATSDLSLRAWDIPRPRLAAQGGGSASCGMQTGLKCGEAAGSGAVRELLAGAGWSVCEGKAGEPCAGHRRLQVVAASRSQLCAPCAAVLGAPGNGPL, encoded by the exons ATGTGGACGACGAAGAAGTTCACCGACTTGCAGCCACGCAAGTGGCTGTCGAGCTGGCAGAGGAAGCACAAG gtggacaactggcagacgcaggcagcagcgcaggaagaggagaagagcgcctcttctgctgctgccgcagctgagcaggtgagagcagcaggggcagagagccaggcagctgccccacgCAGCCCCagaggccgcggccgcgctgtgctgggcaccctgcAGCGCGTGGCACGCGCCGCCCGCAGCAGGCTGGCGGTTGGGATGCGGCGACGTGGCCAGAAGCCGGAGCCACAGAGGGAGGTGGAACAAGGTAgggaggcagccagagcaggaacatccgcagcagcagggtcagagaggcaggactctgccctgcaaagcccctgctgtccccccagccccttcccaagccatCTGGAAGCCCTCCGTGGGCAGTGGgccggggcagcagcgggggcagtgctgccagtggcagagagggaggacCAGGCCTGCTCCGAGGACGAGAgcctctgggacatctccagcctcttcgAGCTGTCAACGGGGGATGAAAgcccagaggaaagctggagcagTGGGCAAGAATGtagctcagggtccctcccgtgccaggcatgggcagagcccgggAGCTCTCAAGCAGGCACAACCCCAGTCCACGGCCCAGGGCTCAGTCTCACAAGCCCTTCCACCAGGGCAAAGACCCCCACCCCGGACGGCTTTCCAGACCGCTGCGCCCTCAGCCCCTTGCCAAGTGACCTGGAAGCtctcagtgggcagtgggcagggacagcagccgaGGCCGTCCTGCCAGTGGCAGCGAGCGAGGATGGGGCGTGCTGCGAGGAGCTCtcagacatctgcagcctcctagaGCTGCCCCAAGAAGAACGCAGCGGAGACcaaaggtggaggaggagagaaaagaggctccccgtgcccatgccACGGGAGGCATGGTCAGAGCCCTGGGGCCTTCAAGTGCCCACAGCGACAGCCCGTGCCCCAGTTCGCCCGTGCCTCGGCAGCCCTTCCACCAGGCCACAGGCCCCGAGCCCGGacgcctgcccccccagcccctcgccaagccagctgtcagctcccagtgggcagtgggcagggctccCGCACGTCTCCAGGGAGTCCCGAGGGCAAGAAAACGCAGACCCACCGCTGTCCCCGGAAGAAGACAGCCACGGCGAGGAGCTGTCAGAGAACAAAGGGCAAGGCGTCCAAATATACACCATCTGGGTCAAGCCCTCCCTCATtccggtgctgctggagcctcagcctgctggcccgGAAGGGCCCAAATGTCCCTGCGTCATCTGCGCAGAGGCGGCCCAAGAGGCAGTCGGGGACCCGCGCGGCACATCTCCTGCCCCGGCGGCTCCCAGGCACAGCCGGCCAACGGCTgctgccccgcagcgccccacaggctgctgccccgcCGTGCTGGACACGCTGCAGCGCACGGCACGTGCCACCCTGAGCAGGATCGCAGCTGTGATCCGGCGACGGGGCCGGCGGccgggggaacagcagcacccGGCTCAAGGCATGGATGCAGCCATGCTg GCAATTCGAGCCACAAGTGACTTGTCTCTCCGAGCCTGGGACATCCCGCGGCCacggctggctgcccagggcggtgGCAGCGCCAGCTGCGGGATGCAGACAGGGCTGAAGTGCGGGGAGGccgcgggcagcggggccgtgcgggagcTGTTGGCTGGGGCCGGCTGGAGCGTCTGTGAGGGGAAAGCGGGGGAGCCTTGTGCCGGGCACAGGCGGTTGCAAGTAGTTGCAGCCAGCCGCAGCCAGTTGTGCGCCCCCTGCGCTGCCGTCCTCGGGGCGCCGGGAAACGGCCCATTGTGA
- the LOC135408896 gene encoding uncharacterized protein LOC135408896, with product MWTTKKFTDLQPRKWLSSWQRKHKVDNWQTQAAAQEEEKSASSAAAAAEQVRAAGAESQAAAPRSPRGRGRAVLGTLQRVARAARSRLAVGMRRRGQKPEPQREVEQGREAARAGTSAAAGSERQDSALQSPCCPPSPFPSHLEALRGQWAGAAAGAVLPVAEREDQACSEDESLWDISSLFELSTGDESPEESWSSGQECSSGSLPCQAWAEPGSSQAGTTPVHGPGLSLTSPSTRAKTPTPDGFPDRCALSPLPSDLEALSGQWAGTAAEAVLPVAASEDGACCEELSDICSLLELPQEERSGDQRWRRREKRLPVPMPREAWSEPWGLQVPTATARAPVRPCLGSPSTRPQAPSPDACPPSPSPSQLSAPSGQWAGLPHVSRESRGQENADPPLSPEEDSHGEELSENKGQGVQIYTIWVKPSLIPVLLEPQPAGPEGPKCPCVICAEAAQEAVGDPRGTSPAPAGPRHSRPTAAAPQRPTGCCPAVLDTLQRTARATLSRITAVIRRRGRRPGEQQHPAQGMDAAMLAIRATSDLSLRAWDIPRPRLAAQGGGSASCGMQTGLKCGEAAGSGAVRELLAGAGWSVCEGKAGEPCAGHRRLQVVAASRSQLCAPCAAVLGAPGNGPL from the exons ATGTGGACGACGAAGAAGTTCACCGACTTGCAGCCACGCAAGTGGCTGTCGAGCTGGCAGAGGAAGCACAAG gtggacaactggcagacgcaggcagcagcgcaggaagaggagaagagcgcctcttctgctgctgccgcagctgagcaggtgagagcagcaggggcagagagccaggcagctgccccacgCAGCCCCagaggccgcggccgcgctgtgctgggcaccctgcAGCGCGTGGCACGCGCCGCCCGCAGCAGGCTGGCGGTTGGGATGCGGCGACGTGGCCAGAAGCCGGAGCCACAGAGGGAGGTGGAACAAGGTAgggaggcagccagagcaggaacatccgcagcagcagggtcagagaggcaggactctgccctgcaaagcccctgctgtccccccagccccttcccaagccatCTGGAAGCCCTCCGTGGGCAGTGGgccggggcagcagcgggggcagtgctgccagtggcagagagggaggacCAGGCCTGCTCCGAGGACGAGAgcctctgggacatctccagcctcttcgAGCTGTCAACGGGGGATGAAAgcccagaggaaagctggagcagTGGGCAAGAATGtagctcagggtccctcccgtgccaggcatgggcagagcccgggAGCTCTCAAGCAGGCACAACCCCAGTCCACGGCCCAGGGCTCAGTCTCACAAGCCCTTCCACCAGGGCAAAGACCCCCACCCCGGACGGCTTTCCAGACCGCTGCGCCCTCAGCCCCTTGCCAAGTGACCTGGAAGCtctcagtgggcagtgggcagggacagcagccgaGGCCGTCCTGCCAGTGGCAGCGAGCGAGGATGGGGCGTGCTGCGAGGAGCTCtcagacatctgcagcctcctagaGCTGCCCCAAGAAGAACGCAGCGGAGACcaaaggtggaggaggagagaaaagaggctccccgtgcccatgccACGGGAGGCATGGTCAGAGCCCTGGGGCCTTCAAGTGCCCACAGCGACAGCCCGTGCCCCAGTTCGCCCGTGCCTCGGCAGCCCTTCCACCAGGCCACAGGCCCCGAGCCCGGacgcctgcccccccagcccctcgccaagccagctgtcagctcccagtgggcagtgggcagggctccCGCACGTCTCCAGGGAGTCCCGAGGGCAAGAAAACGCAGACCCACCGCTGTCCCCGGAAGAAGACAGCCACGGCGAGGAGCTGTCAGAGAACAAAGGGCAAGGCGTCCAAATATACACCATCTGGGTCAAGCCCTCCCTCATtccggtgctgctggagcctcagcctgctggcccgGAAGGGCCCAAATGTCCCTGCGTCATCTGCGCAGAGGCGGCCCAAGAGGCAGTCGGGGACCCGCGCGGCACATCTCCTGCCCCGGCGGGTCCCAGGCACAGCCGGCCAACGGCTgctgccccgcagcgccccacaggctgctgccccgcCGTGCTGGACACGCTGCAGCGCACGGCACGTGCCACCCTGAGCAGGATCACAGCTGTGATCCGGCGACGGGGCCGGCGGccgggggaacagcagcacccGGCTCAAGGCATGGATGCAGCCATGCTg GCAATTCGAGCCACAAGTGACTTGTCTCTCCGAGCCTGGGACATCCCGCGGCCacggctggctgcccagggcggtgGCAGCGCCAGCTGCGGGATGCAGACAGGGCTGAAGTGCGGGGAGGccgcgggcagcggggccgtgcgggagcTGTTGGCTGGGGCCGGCTGGAGCGTCTGTGAGGGGAAAGCGGGGGAGCCTTGTGCCGGGCACAGGCGGTTGCAAGTAGTTGCAGCCAGCCGCAGCCAGTTGTGCGCCCCCTGCGCTGCCGTCCTCGGGGCGCCGGGAAACGGCCCATTGTGA
- the LOC135408899 gene encoding uncharacterized protein LOC135408899 — protein sequence MWTTKKFTDLQPRKWLSSWQRKHKVDNWQTQAAAQEEEKSASSAAAAAEQVRAAGAESQAAAPRSPRGRGRAVLGTLQRVARAARSRLAVGMRRRGQKPEPQREVEQGREAARAGTSAAAGSERQDSALQSPCCPPSPFPSHLEALRGQWAGAAAGAVLPVAEREDQACSEDESLWDISSLFELSTGDESPEESWSSGQECSSGSLPCQAWAEPGSSQAGTTPVHGPGLSLTSPSTRAKTPTPDGFPDRCALSPLPSDLEALSGQWAGTAAEAVLPVAASEDGACCEELSDICSLLELPQEERSGDQRWRRREKRLPVPMPREAWSEPWGLQVPTATARAPVRPCLGSPSTRPQAPSPDACPPSPSPSQLSAPSGQWAGLPHVSRESRGQENADPPLSPEEDSHGEELSENKGQGVQIYTIWVKPSLIPVLLEPQPAGPEGPKCPCVICAEAAQEAVGDPRGTSPAPAGPRHSRPTAAAPQRPTGCCPAVLDTLQRTARATLSRIAAVIRRRGRRPGEQQHPAQGMDAAMLATAPAAGAESQAIRATSDLSLRAWDIPRPRLAAQGGGSASCGMQTGLKCGEAAGSGAVRELLAGAGWSVCEGKAGEPCAGHRRLQVVAASRSQLCAPCAAVLGAPGNGPL from the exons ATGTGGACGACGAAGAAGTTCACCGACTTGCAGCCACGCAAGTGGCTGTCGAGCTGGCAGAGGAAGCACAAG gtggacaactggcagacgcaggcagcagcgcaggaagaggagaagagcgcctcttctgctgctgccgcagctgagcaggtgagagcagcaggggcagagagccaggcagctgccccacgCAGCCCCagaggccgcggccgcgctgtgctgggcaccctgcAGCGCGTGGCACGCGCCGCCCGCAGCAGGCTGGCGGTTGGGATGCGGCGACGTGGCCAGAAGCCGGAGCCACAGAGGGAGGTGGAACAAGGTAgggaggcagccagagcaggaacatccgcagcagcagggtcagagaggcaggactctgccctgcaaagcccctgctgtccccccagccccttcccaagccatCTGGAAGCCCTCCGTGGGCAGTGGgccggggcagcagcgggggcagtgctgccagtggcagagagggaggacCAGGCCTGCTCCGAGGACGAGAgcctctgggacatctccagcctcttcgAGCTGTCAACGGGGGATGAAAgcccagaggaaagctggagcagTGGGCAAGAATGtagctcagggtccctcccgtgccaggcatgggcagagcccgggAGCTCTCAAGCAGGCACAACCCCAGTCCACGGCCCAGGGCTCAGTCTCACAAGCCCTTCCACCAGGGCAAAGACCCCCACCCCGGACGGCTTTCCAGACCGCTGCGCCCTCAGCCCCTTGCCAAGTGACCTGGAAGCtctcagtgggcagtgggcagggacagcagccgaGGCCGTCCTGCCAGTGGCAGCGAGCGAGGATGGGGCGTGCTGCGAGGAGCTCtcagacatctgcagcctcctagaGCTGCCCCAAGAAGAACGCAGCGGAGACcaaaggtggaggaggagagaaaagaggctccccgtgcccatgccACGGGAGGCATGGTCAGAGCCCTGGGGCCTTCAAGTGCCCACAGCGACAGCCCGTGCCCCAGTTCGCCCGTGCCTCGGCAGCCCTTCCACCAGGCCACAGGCCCCGAGCCCGGacgcctgcccccccagcccctcgccaagccagctgtcagctcccagtgggcagtgggcagggctccCGCACGTCTCCAGGGAGTCCCGAGGGCAAGAAAACGCAGACCCACCGCTGTCCCCGGAAGAAGACAGCCACGGCGAGGAGCTGTCAGAGAACAAAGGGCAAGGCGTCCAAATATACACCATCTGGGTCAAGCCCTCCCTCATtccggtgctgctggagcctcagcctgctggcccgGAAGGGCCCAAATGTCCCTGCGTCATCTGCGCAGAGGCGGCCCAAGAGGCAGTCGGGGACCCGCGCGGCACATCTCCTGCCCCGGCGGGTCCCAGGCACAGCCGGCCAACGGCTgctgccccgcagcgccccacaggctgctgccccgcCGTGCTGGACACGCTGCAGCGCACGGCACGTGCCACCCTGAGCAGGATCGCAGCTGTGATCCGGCGACGGGGCCGGCGGccgggggaacagcagcacccGGCTCAAGGCATGGATGCAGCCATGCTggcaacagccccagcagcaggggcagagagccag GCAATTCGAGCCACAAGTGACTTGTCTCTCCGAGCCTGGGACATCCCGCGGCCacggctggctgcccagggcggtgGCAGCGCCAGCTGCGGGATGCAGACAGGGCTGAAGTGCGGGGAGGccgcgggcagcggggccgtgcgggagcTGTTGGCTGGGGCCGGCTGGAGCGTCTGTGAGGGGAAAGCGGGGGAGCCTTGTGCCGGGCACAGGCGGTTGCAAGTAGTTGCAGCCAGCCGCAGCCAGTTGTGCGCCCCCTGCGCTGCCGTCCTCGGGGCGCCGGGAAACGGCCCATTGTGA